A genomic window from Silene latifolia isolate original U9 population chromosome 11, ASM4854445v1, whole genome shotgun sequence includes:
- the LOC141614452 gene encoding nudix hydrolase 2-like, with amino-acid sequence MLEIDFSLKLSRIVKKFQALDFAGVYANCFLSGILPPAMAYIFKSRGKLSNVYWIPKTICTIPANASHRVGIGAIVLTEKREVLVTRLRGTGIWKVPTGVVNEGEDICVAAVREVKEETGIDAEFIEVVAFR; translated from the exons ATGTTAGAAATTGATTTTAGTTTGAAGTTATCCCGCATTGTAAAGAAGTTTCAG GCTCTTGACTTTGCTGGGGTTTATGCAAACTGTTTCTTGTCCGGTATTCTTCCTCCAGCCATGGCTTACATTTTCAAATCGAGGGGGAAACTAAG TAATGTTTACTGGATTCCTAAAACTATCTGTACTATCCCTGCAAACGCCTCACATCGTGTTGGAATTGGTGCTATTGTCTTAACGGAGAAACGAGAGGTACTT GTTACGAGGTTACGAGGAACTGGTATCTGGAAGGTCCCTACTGGTGTTGTTAACGAG GGAGAGGATATATGTGTGGCAGCAGTAAGAGAAGTTAAAGAAGAGACGGGA ATTGATGCAGAATTTATCGAGGTAGTAGCATTCAGGTAA